The genome window AAAATATTCCTTATCTAAAGCTGTTGGGGCTTCATAGGCAAACAAAATTGTTGATTGTGCACCTTCCCTTTTTAATGTTTTACATTTTTTTCCTTTTAGTCTGTAATCATAATGGGGGAATTTATACTCCTTAACAGGCAAATCAGTTAAAAGGCCTTTCAGATATTTTTCTGCTTCCGAATAAGAGATATCTCCCACTACAGAAACAACAAACCTTTTACCATTTAGCAGCTGTTTCCATCTTTTCTGGATATCTTTAATAGTTATTTTTGAAACATTCTCCTCAGTTCCCATAGGAGAATACTGATAAGGGGTGCCCTTATACATTTCTTTTCTGAGTGCATCAAAGGCATAAGAAAATCCTTCTTCCTTTTTGGCTTTTATCTGGGCAATAACATTCCTTTTTTCCATCTGAAGTTTATCTTCAGGAAATAGAGGGTTATAAATCATATCCTTTATTACTTCCATTCCCTTTTGAAAATCCTTTACCCGTAAAGCAAACTCTATTGTTGAGTATTCCTCTCCAACAGAAGTTGATATATATCCTCCGCTATCCTCAAAAACTTTGTTTATCTGGAATGCAGAAAAATTTTTACTACCTTTCAGGAGAAGTGCCAGCGTTAGATTGGTTAGACCTTTTTTTCCTTCTGGGTCTTCTACTGAACCCCCTTTAATAAAAATGGTTCCAGCAATAATCCCTTCTCCCTCTGTCTGTTTAAATAAAATAGTTACACCATTTGGCAAAATATTTTTAATCACCTTTTCCTCCCCAAAAACTGGAAGTATTAATAGAAGAAAAAACAGAAAAATTCTGCGAGCCATTAATCCACCTCAAAACTTGAAAAATCTTAATTCTTAACAATATTTAATCAATTAAACCATAGTTATGTGATAATATTTATTTTAAATCATTAAATCTAAAAAGGGGTGTGAAAGTTGTTTGAGCTTTTAACAGAAAAATTCAGCAATGTTGTTGAAAAATTAAAAAGGGTAAAAAAACTTGATGAAAAAACAATAGATGAAGCTCTTAAGGATATAAGGAGAGCTTTATTAGAAGCTGATGTAAACATAGACGTTGTAAAACAGTTTTTAAATGATGTTAAGCAAAAGTTAGTAGGTCAGGAAGTAATAAAAGGTCTTAATGCTGGTGAAACAGTAATAAAACTTATATACGATGAGCTGCTGAATATCTTAGGTGAAGAAGCACCTCTCAACAAATCAGAAAAACCCCCCACAGTTATAATGCTTGTTGGTCTTCAGGGAACAGGTAAAACAACAACAGCAGGTAAGCTTGCAAGATGGCTTAAATCAAAGGGATATGCAGTTGGAGTAGTATCAACTGACGTTAGAAGACCGGCAGCTGGAAGACAGCTATGCACACTTGCAGAAACAATTGGCGTGCCTTGTTTTATAGATGAAGAGGAGAAAGACGCTGTAAAACTTACAGAAAAGGTAATCCAAAAAGCTAAAGATGCAGGTTTATCTCATATAATCCTTGATACAGCCGGTCGTCTTCATATTGATGAAGAATTAATGGATGAACTTGTAAAAATAAAAGAAAAAGTCCACCCTGCAGAGATTTTATACGTAGCAGACGCAATGCAGGGTCAGGATGCTATAAACACAGCAGAAGAATTTCATAAAAGACTGGGACTAACAGGTGTAATCCTCACAAAACTGGATGGTGATGCAAAAGGTGGTATAGCCCTTTCTGTTAGAAAAGTTCTGGGAGTTCCTATCAAATTTATCGGTGTTGGAGAAAAAATAGAAGATTTTGAACCTTTCCATCCTGACAGAATAGCCCAGAGAATACTTGGGCTTGGTGATATTCAAACATTAATGGAAAAAATGCAGGCTGCAATAGATGAAGAAAAAGCTCAGGAAATGGCAAAAAGAGTTATGAATGCCGAATTTACCCTTGATGACCTGAGGGAGCAACTCCAGATGATTAGAAACCTGGGACCCCTTGAGAATGTGCTAAAAATGATACCAGGAATAGGCTCAAAAATAAAAGACCTTAAAGTTGATGAAAAACAGTTTATAAAAATAGAGGCAATAATCAACTCAATGACCCCTGAAGAAAGGGCAAATCCCCACATAATTAACGGAAGTAGAAAAAGAAGAATAGCAAGGGGTAGTGGAACAACAATAATGGATGTAAATAGAGTGCTGAAACAATACAAAGAAATGAAAAAAATGATGAAAAAATTCAAAAAATCTGGTAAAATGAAACTTCCGTTCAATATGCCTAATTTACCATTTTAAAAACAGGAGGTAGTGAAAACTTGGTAAGGATAAGACTTTCAAGAGCTGGAAGAAAGAAACACCCAGTTTACAGAATGGTTGTAATGGACAGCAGAGCCCCAAGGGAATCCAAGTATATTGATTATATTGGAACTTATGACCCAATATTAAAAACTGGAAACATAAATGTAGAAAAAGCAAAAGAATGGCTTGCAAAAGGTGCACAGCCTACAGAAAGAGCATTAAAAATATTAAAGCAGTTTGGCTTAGAAGAAGAAACAGTAAAATCTTAAACTGAAACAGAAAATCTAAACGGAGGGAAGTCCGATGAGCAAACTACAGGAACTGGTAGAGTTCGTGGCAAAATCTCTGGTAGACCACCCAGATAAAGTGGAAGTTAAGGAAATTGAAGGAGAGAAAACAACTGTTATTGAGCTTAAAGTAGCTCCTGAGGACCTTGGAAAAGTTATTGGAAGACAGGGTAGAACAGCAAGAGCTATCAGAACATTACTTGCTGCTGTTGCAAGAAAACAAAATAAAAGAGCAGTATTAGAAATTTTAGAATAATAAATAAATGGGGCTAAAAGCCCCACTTTATAAACATAAATATGGGGGAGATTTACTCCATATAAATTAAATTTCTGTTAAATCGTAGGGAGAAATTTCAACCTTATTTATCTTTGATTTCAGCCATCTTGCTATTTCAAAAAGATTTTTAAATTTAGAGAATTAGGTAAGAAGTTTTTTCTTGGGAAATATTTACTTTTAAAGCAGTTAGCTTCTTACTTTACAAAAGTTCTGCCCTCTTTACAGACTTATATTGCCCCTCTGGTTCGCTGTATCCTTCGGAATAAAAATATCAAACCCTTTTATCCAATTTTTTAAAAGATGAACTTTTGCGGGGTTTATCTGTAAGGAAAAAAGGTTTCAGACAGTTATTTTAATTTTCCTGTTTATTTTAACTATAAAGTGTGAAAATACATTCTTTTAGATAGTCTGCATTTATAAAATCTATATTAAACAGCCTTATTTCATCATTTTCAACAGATATCTTGATAAAAATAACCGGTAAGTCTGTATACTGGCTTAACTCATTTTTTAACTCTTCATCTGCCCACTCAACAATAACAACCCCGTTTCCAAGAACATCTGTAAAGTCAAAATCTTTTACCCTATACAAATCAATATGATACACAGGAAACTTTGATGTTTCATACTCATTCATAATTGAAAATGTAGGAGAATTAACCTCGTCTTCTACAGAAGGGTCTATAGAAGAAACAAGATAACGGGTAAAAGTGGTTTTTCCTGCAGCCAGATTTCCCTGCAACAGTATTATTTCATTTCCTTTAAGGCAATTTGCAAACCTGTCTGTAAGCTGCCGAAGTTCTTTTAGAGAATTTATCTGTATTTTCATAAATAGTATTTTAAATTAAAAAAGCCCCTTTCGGGGCTTTTATTTTAGTCATGGACTTTTAACATTGGCTTTGGTGTATAGTCTGAGGATGCTGGCAATACAGGCATTGTTCTTGCTTCTTTTGGAATTTCTCCTGTAAGAGATTTCAGGAATGCAACAATTTTATCAAGTTCATCATTTGTAAGCTCTATGCCAAGCTGTGTTTCTCCCATAATTTTAACTGCTTTTTTCAAGTCCCAAACAGAACCATCATGGAAGTATGGATAAGTCATCTCTATATTTCTGAGGGATGGAACTTTGAATACATACTTGTCTGCTTCTTTTTTGGTAACTTTGTATTTTCCAAGGTCTGGTGTTGGATATGGTTTTACAACACCGAATTTGGCAAACATCGTTCCACCTACAGCTACACCATTATGACAGCTTGCACATCCTTTATCTATAAATAGCTTGAGACCTTCTTTTTCTTCTTTGGTTAAAGCATTTGTATCACCTTGTAAAAACTTGTCAAATCTGGACGGTGTAACAAGTGTTCTTTCAAAAGCAGCTATTGCTTTGGCAATGTTGTCATAAGTAATTGGGTTTTTATCTCCAAATACTTTTTTGAACTCTTTAACATAACCAGGAATAGATTGAACTTTTTGAACTACAAAATCAGGATTTGGCATAGCCATTTCTACATGTGCAAGAATTGGACCTTTTGCCTGGTCTTCAAGGGTTTTTGCTCTACCATCCCAGAATTGAGCAACATGGAAGCCTGCGTTTAATACAGTTGGGGAGTTTCTTCCCCCTGTTTTAAACTGATGTCCAAGTGCCGTTGGAACTCCATCAACACCAAAAGTTGCAAGGTTATGACATGTATTACAGCTTATAATTCCACTTAGAGATAATCTTGGGTCGTAGTAAAGTTTTTTACCTAATTCAACTTTTTCTGGTGTTGTAGGATTATCTTTAGGTGCTGGGATTTCCTTTGGTAATGGTTTGAAATAGGTTTTAGCCTGTTTGAGCAGGTCTGCATCTGATGCAAAGGCAGATACTGCAACAGCCCCCACTGCAGCTATTGCCAACTTTAGACTTCTCATTTCCTTCCTCCTTTAATAATAATTATTATCAATTAAGTATAAATATAAAAATTATAACTGTCAAGAAAGTTAAAACAAAATAAAACAGATAAGGTCTATTTATTATTTTCTTCTATATCCTCTTGTTCTTCATAAACAAATTCTATTTCCTGCTTTGGAATAACGGTGGTTATGGCATGTTTATATACCAACACCTGTCTTGGACCTTCTTTTAGTAGAATTGTAAACGGGTCAAAATATCTGATTTTCCCCTCCAGTTTTACACCATTCACCAGATAGATATTTACTCTAACTCTATTTTTTCTAATTGCATTTAAAAACTGCTCCTGCAGTCTTCCCTTTTTCTTGGCCATTTCCTCACCTCTTTTAGTGTTGTGCTACTTTATAAAGTCGGTCTGCCAGTTTAACTATATCTTTATATTTTACAAGTTTTGTCTTCCATATTGCAGGGATTGTTTCCTCTCCATTATAAGCTCCTGCAAAAGCACCTGATATCAAGCCTATTGAATCTGTATCTCCACCATAATTTCCATAGGAGTTAACAGCATGAATAATTACATTTTCGGTGTTCTCTGGAGTTTTCAAAAAAATAAATAAAGCCTGTGATACAGCTTCCAGTGCAAATGAACCATTACCCAGCTCATCAATAGCATCATCGTAGGAAGCATCTTTATCTAAAAGTGTTTTTACCCTGTCCAGATAAAATTTGGTTTCTTTTTGTTTAACAAATGTTTTTAAAAGCTCTATAAAATAGCCATACTCATCCTCAAGATAAAATCTTCCCTGTAAAAGCTCTCCTATAGCAACAGCAAGTATAGAAGCAGCATCAAGGGCTATTTCATTTCTGTGGGTAAGCATAACTACTGCTTTTGTTCCTTCAACAGCAAGAATAGGATTTGTGTAATGATACATTCCTATAGGAATTGCAGGCAGTGTTCCTTCAACTGAACTGCCGCCTCTCCCTATCTCTCTTCCTTCTTTGAGGGCTTCTATAGCCACAAGAAATGATGGGTCAACATAACTGTGGAGTTCTTCCTTTTCATACCAGTCTATATACCTTTCTATAATATCCCTGATATCCAATCTACCTTTATCAGCAAGGGATTCTGCCACAATTTTCACCAGCTCAAATTCGCTGGATGTTTCTCCTGGTTTTAAAAATGATGCTGGAGATGCAGGATGAGGTCTGCATATCTCTGTTATTTTATCTCCATAATGTAATATAACCTCATCCATAGGGATTTCTTCAACACACATCCCCATGCTATCACCAACGGCAGCACCTACAAGGGCACCTCTAAATTTATTTTTCATTTTCTCCTCTTGTTTTTTTTCTAAAATTTAAATTTAGTGAGTTTTTCAGGAAAAGACCAGAGATTAATCCTTCTCTGGTCTTAAAGTTGGAAAGAGAATAACCTCTCTTATTGATGAACTGTCTGTAAGCATCATAACAAGTCTGTCTATTCCAATACCTTCTCCACCTGTAGGTGGAAGTCCGTATTCAAGAGCCATAAGGAAGTTTTCATCAATATCCATTGCTTCCTCATCACCTGCTGCCTTCTCTTTAAGCTGCTGAAGAAATCTTTCTCTCTGGTCTTCAGGGTCATTTAGCTCTGTATATGCATTGGCAAGTTCTTGTTTATTAACAATTAGTTCAAATCTTTCAACAAGGTCAGGGTCGTTTCTATGGGTTTTTGCAAGTGGGGAAAGTATTTTGGGAAAATCTATAACAAATGTAGGCTGTATAAGGTCTTCTTCTATGAAATGCTCAAACAGTTTATCTAAAAGTTTCAGATGGGTTAGCTCTTCTGCTTTTGGTATTCCAACTTCTTTTGCAAAAGCCCTTGCCTTTTCTTCATCAAGGAAGAAATCTTTGTCTTTACCTGTTTTTTCCTTTAATGCTTCAAAGAATGGCAATCTTCTAAATGGTTTGGAAAAGTCTAATTCCTGACCTTCCCATGTTATTTTCAGTGTTCCCACTGTATCCATAAGGATTTTTCTGAATAATTCTTCTGTCATATCCATAAGGTCGTTGTAGTCAAGGTATGCACCGTAAAACTCAACCATTGTAAATTCAGGGTTGTGGGTTGTGTCTATACCCTCATTTCTAAAGTTTCTACCTATTTCATAAACTCTGTTAAATCCACCAACAACAAGCATTTTTAGATATAATTCAGGGGCTATTCTGAGATACATATCCATATCAAGTGCATTGTGATGGGTTATAAATGGTTTTGCCATAGCCCCAGAAGCAACAGATTGAAGAATAGGAGTTTCTACCTCCATAAAGCCTTTGCTTTCAAGGTATTCTCTCAGACTTTTGATAGCTTTTGACCTAATCTTGAAAATTTCCCTTGCTTTTGGATTTGCTATAAGGTCGATATATCTATGTCTGTATCTTAGTTCCACATCTTTTAAACCATGCCATTTTTCAGGTAAAGCTCTGAGGGACTTTGCCAGAAGTTGAAAATCCTTAACCTCAACTGTAAGTTCACCGGTCATAGTTCTGAAAAGCTCGCCTTTAACTCCTATAATATCCCCAACATCAAGAATATTCATTGCTTCTTGATATTTTTCCTCACCTAAGGTGTCCTTTCTGAAATAGACCTGCAATTTCCCATCTGCATCCTGAATATGTCCAAAAGCGGCTTTTCCCTGGTCTCTAAGGGCAATAAGTCTGCCAGCTACAGAAACCTGTTCCCTCTCAGGGTCAAGGTCAAACTGGGATTTTATCTGATGCACATCCTGTGCTTCCTCCACAGGAGCTATATTTTCTGCAACAAGTGTTAGTTTTCCATCTATTCTTTTTAGTTTTCCTTTAAAGGCAACTTCCTGCTTTGGTGCAAATTTACCTGCTGATTGGGGAATAATGACCTGTATCTCAACTGGCTCATTAAAATCAGCAAGCCTTATAACATATTTATCTTCTCTTTTGGAAACCCTTTTAATCTTTCCTTTTATTGTAAATTCCTTTTCAGGAACAGGTTTTTCATATTTTTCTCTTATCTTATCAAGGGTGGTTGTTATTTCAAACTTGTGTGGGTATGGATTTTTCCCTTCCTTTTTCATTTGTTCAATAATCTGTTTTCTACTTTCTATAATCTCTTCAGGCATTAAATTCCTCCATATATTTTTGATAAACTTAAATTATAATTTAATTGGATAATATTTGTTAAGTCTCATCTTTATCAAAATATTTATCATACCTGTATCTAAACTCTCTGAAAGTAATTCCTAAAATCTGGGATGCTCTGGTTTTATTTCCCTGAGAAAACTCCAGAGCTTTACTAATAAGGGCTTTTTCTATAAGTGCCATTGTTTTCTTTAAATTTATCCCTCCTTCTGGAAATATTTTTACTTTAAATTCCTGGTCTGGATTGTCTATATATATAGAATTAATGCTCTTTTTTTCTATTCCTACCGGGGCAAGCTCCTTTCCCTCAGAAAGAATTACAGCTTTTTCAAGGATATTTCTTAATTCTCTTATATTACCTTTATAATCATAATTCATTAGATAATTAAGGAATTCCGGAGATATTCTTTCTATGTCTTTATTATACTTCTCCTTCAAATCCTGAAGTATACTTTCCACAAGAAGAGGAATATCTTCTTTTCTTTCTTTTAAAGAAGGCATCTTTATCACTATTGTAGAAAGCCTGTAATAAAGGTCTTCTCTAAAGTTTCCTTTTTCTATTTCTTTTTCAAGGTCTCTATTTGTAGCTGATATGATACGAACATCTACACTAACTTCTTTTAGGCTTCCAAGGGGTCTAATTTTCTTATTTTCCAGAAATCTCAGCAGTTTCGCTTGAAGGGATATGGGCATCTCTCCTATTTCATCTAAGAAAAGTGTCCCGCCGTTAGCCTCTTCAATCAGCCCCTTTTTGTCTGATACTGCCCCTGTAAAGGCTCCCTTTTTATATCCAAACAACTCACTTTCAAGAAGTTCCGGTGGTAAAGATGCACAGTTTATGGCGACAAAAGGTTTATCCTTTCTTTTAGAAAGCTTATGTATAGTCCTTGCAACTACATCTTTGCCTGTTCCACTTTCCCCAACGATGAGAACATTTATGTCATAAGGAGCTATCTTTTCTATTGTTTCTTTCACTACTCTGATAGCAGGAGAGTTTCCTATCAAACCTTCAAATTTTTCATCTTTCTGCTGTGCAAGTTTCTTTTCAAGTTCCAGCTTGTTCTTTACATTTCTAATCAGAAGCCTTAATTCATTTAACTCAAATGGTTTTGACAGATAATCATAAGCACCTAATTTTATAGCTTCAACTGCTGTATCTGAAGAGGCAAAAGCTGTAATAATAACCGCTTCCGTTTTGGGATTTTTTTCTTTTAATCTTCTTAAAACATCTATTCCTGAACCGTCTGGTAGTCTAAGGTCTAAAAGTGCAAGGTCATAATATTTATCTTCAAGAAGTTTTATAGCCTCTTTATAGGAAGAAGCTCTATCTACTTGAAATCCTGCTTCTTCAAGGAGCATAGACAAAATTTCCTGAATATTTATTTCATCATCTACTATCAAAGCTTTCATTCTTCCTCCCTGCAGGAAAAATTAAAACAAATTTTGCTCCTCCCAGTGAGCTATCCTCAACCAATATATTACCTTTGTTTTCTATAACAATCCTGTTTGTAATGGCAAGTCCCAAACCTGTCCCTGTTTTACTGGTAGAAAAGAAAGGCTCAAATATTTTATCCCTGATTTCTGGTTTTATACCTTCCCCATCATCTTCTATCTCTATATAAACCTTATCCCCAAGTTCATACACATTTATAACTACTTTATTTTTCGCCCATTCAACAGCATTTTTGATTAGATTTGAAAGTACAGAATAAAAGGCTTTCTCACTCATATATACATAAGGATTTCCTGAAATATTCACATTAATTTCTTTATGGTCTTTGAATAACTCCTTAAATCTAAGCACACTTTCTTTAACACTAATTAAACTTTTTTCACTTTCTTTAGGGCGTGATAGTAATAAAAAATCTGAGAGTAGCTTGTTAAGGCGTTCTGCTTCGTTTTTTATCATATCTATTAATTTTTTGTCCGTTTTTCCTTCAGCAAGAAGGTCTGCTGCAGCTTTTATTGAAGCAAGAGGATTTCTTATTTCATGAGCCAGTTCTGCACTTATCCTGTAAAGTTTTTTATACACTTCAGCCTGCTTTTTTTCTTCTTCCAGTTTGGTTATATAAGCCTGTTGAATTTGTAAATCTTTTCTCAATCTCAAACCTGCAAATGTTATTATCCAGAATGCAAATATATTTAAGATTAAATGCAAATATCCACTGGAATGTTGCTCGCTATACATAAAGAATAAAAATGAATACTCAAAAATCGCTAAGATTAGTACAGAATAAGCCTGTCTGCTTTCAAAAGTAAATCCTGAGAAAAATAAGGGAAACAGGTACAAAAGAGAAAAATATTTTAATTTATCAAAATCAGTAAAAATAAAGGCTGATATAAATGTAACATCAAGTATAGTGTCTATAATAGAAACTTTTTTAATAAAAAGTGTCACAAATGAAACAGCAGTGTAAACAAACAAAATAAAAACAGCTACAACCTGTGTAGAGCTTTTAAGTCCTGATGTCCCAGCAAAGAATGTAAAAGAGATTAAAAGGGCTAAGGAAAATATAAACCTTAATAATTTGTAGTTATGCTGTATCCTTTCTAAATGCACATATCCTACTCAGATTTTCTTATAATTATTGCTCTTCCTTTTGCTATTTCATCTATTGCAATAACAGTCTTTTTTAGAGGAACCCCTTCCTCTGTTACATAACTTTCTGCACCTGTTTCATACAACTCTTTTGCAAGTTTTGCTGCAGCATGAACCAGCTCATATCTATTGTTAACTCTCTTTAAAGCCTGCTCTATCAAAGGTCTTTTGCTCAAATCTGTTCCTCCAGACAGGTTTTATGGCAAAAATTTAGTATATCATTCTTTATATTTTAATTCCAGATAGGTAAGTTTAATTACAAAATACATAAATAATCCAGATGTTGCCCCAAGCAAGTCAGCAGTTATATCCCCATATTCCGCAGTTCTATATGGTAAGAGATATTGAACAGCTTCTATAAACAGACTAAAAAATAATGAGTAAAAAAATGTTCCCCAGTAGCTTGTATTGTATGCTTCCTTTAATAGAATAACAAAGATAAAAAATGCAAAAAAATGGTAGATTTTGTCATGGCTCTGTGTCAATGTCTGTGGAGTAAAAGCAAAATACATTATTACGAGAGTATAAATCCAGAAAGAAAATTTTAGAACTTTCCCCATTTTACTCCTGCATAAGTTTTTTTAATTCTTCATCTTTTATCTGAGACACATCAAATCTTTCTGTTTTTAGTCGGTTGGAAAGAATTATATATTTTATATTCTCTTTGGCTTTCTCCAGATTATCATTTATTACAACATAATTATACTCTTTCCATGCAGGTATTTCTTTTTTTGCAGTTTTTAGTCTTTTTTGAATTTCCTCTTCGCTATCTCCCCTTTCCTTCATTCTTCTTACAAGTTCATCAAAGGAAGGTGGAAGTATAAAAATGGTAACTACGTCCTTTTTATTTGAGACTATCTGTCTCATCCCCTGAACATCAATTACCAATAACAAATCAAACCCTTTCTGTAATTCCTCTTCCACTTCTTTTTTTGGGGTTCCATAATAGTTGCCATGAACTACAGCATACTCAAGGAAAGCATTCTCTTTTATTCTTCTTTCAAATTCTTCTTTTGAAAGAAAATAATAATCAACTCCGTTCTTCTCGCCAGGACGTGGTTTTCTGGTTGTGCAGGTTATAACTCTCTTGAGATTTGGAATTTCTTTTATGAGAAGATTAGCAAGGGTAGTTTTGCCCCCTCCGGCCGGAGAGGACAGTATAAACAGTTCCCCTTTTTTCATTATCTACCAATACCCTGTATAAGCATGTCACTTAAAAGCGTTGATAATCCCCAGAAAACTGTTGGATATATACCAAGTATAAGGATAAATGTTGCCATAAATGCCAATGTAAACATTTCACCTAATGAGAAATTAAATCGTGCTTTTGATTGTGGCTCATGCATATACATATAAATGACAACTCTAAGATAGTATCCAGCAGATACAATACTCATTACAACTAACACAACTGCCAGCCACCATATATCTGAACTGATAAGAGCAAGGAACACACCTAATTTTCCGAAAAATCCAACTGTTGGTGGAATTCCAAGCATAGAGAACATAAATATCAGCATAAATAGAGCCATCATAGGACTTCTTCTGGCAAGGCCTCTAAAATCATCTATACTGTTAGTCCACCCGTATTGTCTCTCCATTGCTGATAAGAATATAAATCCTCCAAGTCCCATAAAGATATAAACCAGAGAGTAGAAGATTAAAGCCGTAAATGCCATATTTGTTGGGGCAGCAAGTGCAGCCAGTATATAACCTGCATGGGCAACAGAAGAATAAGCAAGCATTCTTTTTACATTATCCTGTCTGAGAGCAACAAAGTTACCAAAAATCATAGAAGCTGCCGCAAGCAATGCCCATCCCACTGTCCACGCATCTGAAGCAAATGGAAATGCCTGAACCATAACCCTGAGGATAACAGCGAAAGTTGCTATTTTAGCTGCAACACCCATAAATGCAGTTATTGGGGTAGGTGCTCCCTGATAAGCATCAGGTGTCCAGAAATGGAATGGAACTGTGGATGCTTTCAATCCTAAACCGATAAGTATCAAAGCAATTCCTGCCAGAGCAGCAACATCAAGATTATTTGATGTTATAGTGTTAGCAATCTCAGCAAAATCAAAGCTTCCAGTTCTACCATAAACAACAGCAATACCGTAACTGATTATGGCTGTTCCAGCTCCTCCCATTATAAGATATTTGAAAGCACCTTCTTTTGAAAGATAATCTCTTTTAAACATACCTGCCAGTATATATATAGTTATAGATGCCAGCTCAAGACCTACATACATGGTTATCAGGTTATTAGCAGAAACCATTATCATCATTCCAAGGAGGGCAAATAAAATCAGATAGTAATATTCTCCATAATATGTCCTTTTATCTTCCAGATAAGGTCTAAGAACAATTACCACAAAAAATGTTATTAATATAAGGAAAAATTTAAATGTAAGGGAAAATGAATCAACAATATAAAGACCATAAAAAGTAATATCTCCCTGCTCCATGTTTAGAGAAGGAATGGCTGCCAGAACTAAACCTAAACCAGTTACAAGGGATATAACAAATCTTGCTT of Persephonella sp. IF05-L8 contains these proteins:
- a CDS encoding ADP-ribosylglycohydrolase family protein gives rise to the protein MKNKFRGALVGAAVGDSMGMCVEEIPMDEVILHYGDKITEICRPHPASPASFLKPGETSSEFELVKIVAESLADKGRLDIRDIIERYIDWYEKEELHSYVDPSFLVAIEALKEGREIGRGGSSVEGTLPAIPIGMYHYTNPILAVEGTKAVVMLTHRNEIALDAASILAVAIGELLQGRFYLEDEYGYFIELLKTFVKQKETKFYLDRVKTLLDKDASYDDAIDELGNGSFALEAVSQALFIFLKTPENTENVIIHAVNSYGNYGGDTDSIGLISGAFAGAYNGEETIPAIWKTKLVKYKDIVKLADRLYKVAQH
- a CDS encoding cytochrome-c peroxidase, whose product is MRSLKLAIAAVGAVAVSAFASDADLLKQAKTYFKPLPKEIPAPKDNPTTPEKVELGKKLYYDPRLSLSGIISCNTCHNLATFGVDGVPTALGHQFKTGGRNSPTVLNAGFHVAQFWDGRAKTLEDQAKGPILAHVEMAMPNPDFVVQKVQSIPGYVKEFKKVFGDKNPITYDNIAKAIAAFERTLVTPSRFDKFLQGDTNALTKEEKEGLKLFIDKGCASCHNGVAVGGTMFAKFGVVKPYPTPDLGKYKVTKKEADKYVFKVPSLRNIEMTYPYFHDGSVWDLKKAVKIMGETQLGIELTNDELDKIVAFLKSLTGEIPKEARTMPVLPASSDYTPKPMLKVHD
- a CDS encoding KH domain-containing protein, which produces MSKLQELVEFVAKSLVDHPDKVEVKEIEGEKTTVIELKVAPEDLGKVIGRQGRTARAIRTLLAAVARKQNKRAVLEILE
- the hfq gene encoding RNA chaperone Hfq, whose translation is MAKKKGRLQEQFLNAIRKNRVRVNIYLVNGVKLEGKIRYFDPFTILLKEGPRQVLVYKHAITTVIPKQEIEFVYEEQEDIEENNK
- a CDS encoding pitrilysin family protein, whose product is MARRIFLFFLLLILPVFGEEKVIKNILPNGVTILFKQTEGEGIIAGTIFIKGGSVEDPEGKKGLTNLTLALLLKGSKNFSAFQINKVFEDSGGYISTSVGEEYSTIEFALRVKDFQKGMEVIKDMIYNPLFPEDKLQMEKRNVIAQIKAKKEEGFSYAFDALRKEMYKGTPYQYSPMGTEENVSKITIKDIQKRWKQLLNGKRFVVSVVGDISYSEAEKYLKGLLTDLPVKEYKFPHYDYRLKGKKCKTLKREGAQSTILFAYEAPTALDKEYFAMKVLNGILGDGFTSRLFQELREKRGLAYAVGSFFPTRKNMGRLIAYIGTAPQKTEKSVKGIEEVVESIKNGITDEEIKTAKEKIIGHFLMEHQTRAKQSWYIGWFEILGLGYQMDKEYPEKINKVTKKQILETWKKYIPTGYRCVIVKP
- the tsaE gene encoding tRNA (adenosine(37)-N6)-threonylcarbamoyltransferase complex ATPase subunit type 1 TsaE produces the protein MKIQINSLKELRQLTDRFANCLKGNEIILLQGNLAAGKTTFTRYLVSSIDPSVEDEVNSPTFSIMNEYETSKFPVYHIDLYRVKDFDFTDVLGNGVVIVEWADEELKNELSQYTDLPVIFIKISVENDEIRLFNIDFINADYLKECIFTLYS
- the ffh gene encoding signal recognition particle protein, whose amino-acid sequence is MFELLTEKFSNVVEKLKRVKKLDEKTIDEALKDIRRALLEADVNIDVVKQFLNDVKQKLVGQEVIKGLNAGETVIKLIYDELLNILGEEAPLNKSEKPPTVIMLVGLQGTGKTTTAGKLARWLKSKGYAVGVVSTDVRRPAAGRQLCTLAETIGVPCFIDEEEKDAVKLTEKVIQKAKDAGLSHIILDTAGRLHIDEELMDELVKIKEKVHPAEILYVADAMQGQDAINTAEEFHKRLGLTGVILTKLDGDAKGGIALSVRKVLGVPIKFIGVGEKIEDFEPFHPDRIAQRILGLGDIQTLMEKMQAAIDEEKAQEMAKRVMNAEFTLDDLREQLQMIRNLGPLENVLKMIPGIGSKIKDLKVDEKQFIKIEAIINSMTPEERANPHIINGSRKRRIARGSGTTIMDVNRVLKQYKEMKKMMKKFKKSGKMKLPFNMPNLPF
- the rpsP gene encoding 30S ribosomal protein S16; this translates as MVRIRLSRAGRKKHPVYRMVVMDSRAPRESKYIDYIGTYDPILKTGNINVEKAKEWLAKGAQPTERALKILKQFGLEEETVKS
- the lysS gene encoding lysine--tRNA ligase; amino-acid sequence: MPEEIIESRKQIIEQMKKEGKNPYPHKFEITTTLDKIREKYEKPVPEKEFTIKGKIKRVSKREDKYVIRLADFNEPVEIQVIIPQSAGKFAPKQEVAFKGKLKRIDGKLTLVAENIAPVEEAQDVHQIKSQFDLDPEREQVSVAGRLIALRDQGKAAFGHIQDADGKLQVYFRKDTLGEEKYQEAMNILDVGDIIGVKGELFRTMTGELTVEVKDFQLLAKSLRALPEKWHGLKDVELRYRHRYIDLIANPKAREIFKIRSKAIKSLREYLESKGFMEVETPILQSVASGAMAKPFITHHNALDMDMYLRIAPELYLKMLVVGGFNRVYEIGRNFRNEGIDTTHNPEFTMVEFYGAYLDYNDLMDMTEELFRKILMDTVGTLKITWEGQELDFSKPFRRLPFFEALKEKTGKDKDFFLDEEKARAFAKEVGIPKAEELTHLKLLDKLFEHFIEEDLIQPTFVIDFPKILSPLAKTHRNDPDLVERFELIVNKQELANAYTELNDPEDQRERFLQQLKEKAAGDEEAMDIDENFLMALEYGLPPTGGEGIGIDRLVMMLTDSSSIREVILFPTLRPEKD